A genome region from Lytechinus pictus isolate F3 Inbred chromosome 16, Lp3.0, whole genome shotgun sequence includes the following:
- the LOC129278511 gene encoding metallo-beta-lactamase domain-containing protein 1-like: MIVSICLMCDSLHRSLLSLTMNTIYESSKLNLKITVLKEGYCKPTKNNEDGEPCFHAEGSITLVETEAHKVLVDTGGPWDKPYLIDAFKELGLGLEEVDYVIGTHGHSDHIGNLNLFPGATHIVGWDVCKRDLYTSHSFSDGKPYLINSELVVMPTPGHTHHDVSLVVHDGEKKIVIAGDLFESENDIDDPSLWRDCSEDPKTQEINRRKIIDMADIIVPGHGPAFQVKMSYRTKLEANDLP, encoded by the exons ATGAtcgtatctatctgtttgatgTGCGACAGTCTTCACAGATCACTCCTTTCACTGACTATGAATACAATTTATGAAAGCAGCAAATTGAACTTGAAG ATCACAGTTTTAAAGGAAGGATACTGCAAACCCACCAAAAATAACGAAGATGGAGAGCCTTGTTTCCATGCCGAAGGGAGCATTACACTGGTTGAGACGGAGGCACATAAAGTTCTTGTCGATACTGGAGGACCATGGGATAAACCATACCTCATTGATG CTTTTAAAGAACTAGGTCTCGGTCTGGAGGAAGTAGACTATGTCATTGGAACACATGGTCACTCTGATCATATTGGCAACCTGAACTTGTTTCCTGGTGCGACACATATTGTTGGATGGGATGTGTGTAAAAGAGATCTGTACACCAGTCATTCATTTTCAGAT GGCAAGCCATACCTGATAAACTCTGAATTGGTTGTCATGCCAACACCTGGTCACACCCATCATGACGTCAGTCTTGTTGTGCACGACggagaaaagaaaatagtgaTTGCAG GAGATCTCTTtgagagtgagaatgacattgATGATCCTTCATTATGGAGAGACTGCAGTGAAGATCCAAAGACACAAGAAATCAATAGAAGGAAGATCATAGATATGGCAGATATCATTGTACCAGGGCATGGACCAGCGTTTCAGGTCAAGATGAGCTATAGGACTAAACTGGAAGCAAATGATTTGCCATGA